In the Leclercia adecarboxylata genome, TCGCAGCAGTTCGGGCGCAACCTCTGGCACACGGCGCCTGCGTGAGGTGTGTTCTCCCAAACCAAGCTGACGCAGCCACTCCGCAAGATGAGCCCGGTCGCAGCGATCAAGCAGTCGCTGATGCTCAGTTTCAGTAAGACGGATTTTGATCTCTTTCGTTCGCTTTTCCATAGGCTCCGCTGAGAAAAAATTCGCACCACCGTGAGAATTTTTCGCAGTGGATGCCAGGGGTTTCGGGGGGCGGCGAGCCCCCTGAACCAGTCACGGTGGCACCTCGCTAGAGGGGACGCTGTGTGTACTGGCTTAAAGAGTAATGCAGTATGTCAGATTCTGTGCTGACTGCAAAAAAAAAAGCCCCGCTTATACGGGGCTGTTATCTGATATAGGTTGTTATTGTCTCA is a window encoding:
- a CDS encoding MobC family plasmid mobilization relaxosome protein, with translation MEKRTKEIKIRLTETEHQRLLDRCDRAHLAEWLRQLGLGEHTSRRRRVPEVAPELLRQVSGIGNNLNQIARRLNQTDSLTPSERASLLVVLTSLDRQLGDLLEQNRDR